One Acutalibacter muris DNA window includes the following coding sequences:
- a CDS encoding ABC transporter ATP-binding protein, translating to MASLSLRNIYKIYSGGVTAVTDFNLEIEDKEFIILVGPSGCGKSTTLRMIAGLEEISKGELYIGDTLSNDIAPKDRDIAMVFQNYALYPHMTVYDNMAFGLKLRKTPKDEIKRRVEEAARILDIAHLLDRKPKALSGGQRQRVALGRAIVRDPKVFLLDEPLSNLDAKLRAQMRTEISKLHIKLGTTFIYVTHDQTEAMTMGDRIVVMKDGFIQQVDTPQNLYEFPVNEFVAGFMGSPQMNFIDAKVAKSGSDYTLTFGACTITVPQKKAEGTDIGNYVGKEVVFGIRPEDVHDEPDFIEKVGGAHVTCEVEVTELMGAETYLYLNCEGNAVTARVEPTSTAKPGDKCKIAFDLNKMHVFDKETEVTILN from the coding sequence ATGGCAAGCTTGAGTTTGAGAAATATCTATAAGATCTATTCCGGTGGCGTAACTGCTGTTACGGACTTTAACCTGGAGATCGAAGACAAGGAGTTTATAATCCTGGTCGGCCCCTCCGGCTGCGGCAAGTCCACTACCCTGCGCATGATCGCCGGCCTTGAGGAGATCAGCAAGGGCGAGCTGTACATTGGCGACACCCTTTCTAACGACATCGCCCCCAAGGACCGCGATATCGCCATGGTGTTCCAGAACTACGCTCTGTACCCCCATATGACTGTGTATGATAATATGGCTTTCGGCCTGAAGCTGCGCAAGACCCCCAAGGACGAGATCAAGCGCCGCGTTGAGGAGGCTGCACGCATCCTTGACATCGCCCACCTGCTGGACCGCAAGCCCAAGGCTCTGTCCGGCGGCCAGCGTCAGCGCGTGGCCCTGGGCCGCGCCATCGTCCGCGACCCCAAGGTCTTCCTGCTCGACGAGCCGCTGTCCAACCTGGACGCTAAGCTCCGTGCTCAGATGAGGACCGAGATCTCGAAGCTCCATATCAAGCTGGGCACCACCTTCATCTACGTTACCCACGACCAGACCGAGGCTATGACCATGGGCGACCGCATCGTGGTCATGAAGGACGGTTTCATCCAGCAGGTGGACACGCCCCAGAACCTGTATGAGTTCCCTGTAAACGAGTTCGTGGCCGGGTTCATGGGCTCTCCCCAGATGAACTTCATCGACGCCAAGGTGGCAAAGTCCGGCAGCGACTATACCCTGACCTTCGGGGCCTGCACCATCACCGTGCCCCAGAAGAAGGCCGAGGGCACCGACATCGGCAACTATGTCGGCAAGGAGGTTGTCTTTGGCATCCGTCCTGAGGACGTACATGACGAGCCCGACTTCATTGAGAAGGTCGGCGGGGCCCACGTCACCTGCGAGGTGGAGGTCACCGAGCTTATGGGCGCCGAGACCTATCTGTACCTGAACTGCGAGGGCAACGCTGTCACCGCCCGCGTGGAGCCCACCTCCACCGCCAAACCCGGCGACAAGTGCAAGATTGCTTTCGACCTGAACAAGATGCACGTCTTCGATAAGGAGACCGAAGTCACTATTCTGAACTAA
- a CDS encoding DUF4830 domain-containing protein has protein sequence MFVSLKANKKRIIAFALLAAAVVAACLFLRWQKQGEPQKPQEIVGETNEERLAFLASFGWQVEGEPAETREVMIPREFNDVYQNYNAMQQAQGFDLAPYSGEVVTQYKYLITNYQGETEVYATLLVYGRLIIGGDVACGKVDGFMHGFAKDSARYGEATPAPQPTAGPDSQPESESSYVTPEAVESGAPESASADDANPPQESQSESGVQSEQASDDTAATPEEAWPTD, from the coding sequence ATGTTCGTATCTTTAAAAGCCAACAAAAAACGTATTATTGCCTTTGCCCTCCTTGCCGCCGCAGTAGTGGCCGCGTGCCTGTTCCTGCGCTGGCAGAAGCAGGGTGAGCCCCAGAAGCCCCAGGAGATCGTTGGCGAGACCAACGAGGAGCGGCTTGCCTTCCTTGCCAGCTTCGGCTGGCAGGTGGAGGGGGAACCCGCCGAGACTCGGGAGGTAATGATCCCCCGGGAGTTCAACGACGTGTACCAGAACTACAACGCTATGCAGCAGGCCCAGGGCTTTGACCTTGCCCCCTACTCGGGAGAAGTGGTCACCCAATACAAGTACCTCATCACCAACTACCAGGGTGAAACCGAGGTCTATGCAACGCTGCTGGTGTACGGCCGGCTTATAATCGGCGGGGACGTGGCCTGCGGCAAGGTGGACGGCTTCATGCACGGCTTCGCAAAGGACAGCGCCCGCTATGGCGAAGCCACCCCTGCCCCCCAGCCCACCGCCGGCCCGGACTCCCAGCCGGAGAGCGAGAGCAGTTATGTAACCCCGGAGGCTGTGGAAAGCGGCGCCCCGGAGAGCGCCTCCGCCGATGACGCCAACCCGCCGCAGGAGAGCCAGAGTGAATCCGGCGTCCAGTCAGAACAGGCCTCGGACGATACCGCCGCCACACCCGAGGAGGCATGGCCGACAGATTGA
- a CDS encoding 4'-phosphopantetheinyl transferase family protein has protein sequence MVYITSLPPGEPRRREHYAGWALLRYGLVKLGFCGPGETVEEIMDRALKGAHGKPYLPGGPHFSIAHSRGLIACAIEDVPAGLDIERVREFSPAMREKICTPGELSLTAGDSRLLTQLWTCKESHMKLTGRGLSQGLHETEFSSLGGRPQRTNESGVCFYSIPIERAGQEFWLTLCSGGTVKFRTEWTDYNIL, from the coding sequence ATGGTATATATCACCTCCCTGCCCCCGGGAGAACCCCGCCGCCGGGAGCACTATGCCGGTTGGGCCCTGCTGAGGTATGGGCTCGTTAAGCTGGGCTTCTGCGGGCCCGGCGAGACCGTAGAGGAAATAATGGACCGGGCGCTTAAAGGGGCGCACGGCAAGCCCTATCTGCCCGGCGGGCCCCATTTCAGCATTGCCCACAGCCGGGGGCTCATAGCCTGCGCCATAGAGGACGTGCCGGCGGGCCTTGATATAGAGCGGGTGCGGGAATTTTCGCCGGCCATGAGGGAGAAAATCTGCACCCCCGGAGAGCTCTCCCTGACCGCCGGGGACAGCCGCCTTTTGACACAGCTCTGGACCTGCAAGGAGAGCCATATGAAGCTGACGGGCCGGGGTCTCTCCCAGGGGCTTCATGAGACGGAATTTTCCTCTCTGGGCGGGAGGCCGCAAAGGACAAATGAGAGCGGAGTCTGTTTTTACAGCATACCTATAGAGCGCGCCGGGCAGGAGTTTTGGCTGACCCTCTGTTCCGGCGGGACGGTGAAGTTTAGGACAGAGTGGACAGATTATAATATTCTTTAA